A single genomic interval of Mycolicibacterium sp. MU0053 harbors:
- a CDS encoding protein kinase domain-containing protein, whose translation MSPRVGVTLSGRYRLQRLIATGGMGQVWEAVDSRLGRRVAVKILKAEYSSDPEFVERFRAEARTVAMLNHPGIASVHDYGETEIDGSGRTAYLVMELVNGEPLNAVIKRTGRLSLRHSLDMLEQTGRALQVAHSAGLVHRDVKPGNILITPTGQVKLTDFGIAKAVDAAPVTQTGMVMGTAQYIAPEQALGHDATAASDVYSLGVVGYEAVSGRRPFTGDGALTVAMKHIKETPAPLPADLPPNVRELIEITLAKNPGVRYKSGGPFADAVAAVRSGRRPPRPNSAPTIGRAAPAAIPSSTKARAAVGPATAARARPATGHHRPPVAPRRTFSSGQRALLWAAGVLGTLAIVIAVLIVVNARDDRLNQNQPPPTVTDTVTPGQEPAGEVPPEAPPEEPYVEPQSWSPQNWTPGPRTEDAGVNPARSVVLSTAHAARSTLPTDEIPQ comes from the coding sequence ATGAGCCCCCGCGTAGGCGTCACGCTGTCCGGCCGCTACCGGCTGCAGCGCCTCATCGCCACCGGCGGTATGGGCCAGGTGTGGGAGGCCGTCGACAGCCGGCTGGGCCGTCGGGTGGCGGTCAAGATCCTCAAGGCCGAGTACTCGTCGGACCCCGAGTTCGTCGAACGCTTCCGCGCCGAGGCCCGCACGGTCGCGATGCTCAACCATCCCGGGATCGCCAGCGTGCACGACTACGGTGAAACCGAGATCGACGGCTCGGGCCGCACCGCCTACCTGGTGATGGAGTTGGTCAACGGCGAACCGCTGAACGCGGTGATCAAGCGCACCGGGCGGCTCTCGCTGCGGCACTCCCTCGACATGCTCGAGCAAACCGGCCGCGCCCTGCAGGTCGCGCATTCGGCCGGCCTGGTGCACCGCGACGTCAAGCCCGGCAACATCCTGATCACCCCGACCGGGCAGGTCAAGCTCACCGACTTCGGCATCGCCAAGGCCGTCGACGCCGCGCCCGTCACCCAGACCGGCATGGTGATGGGCACCGCCCAGTACATCGCGCCCGAGCAGGCCCTGGGCCACGACGCCACCGCCGCCAGCGATGTGTATTCATTGGGAGTTGTCGGCTACGAGGCGGTTTCGGGTCGGCGCCCGTTCACCGGCGACGGCGCTCTGACGGTGGCCATGAAGCACATCAAGGAGACCCCGGCGCCGCTGCCCGCCGACCTGCCGCCCAACGTGCGCGAGCTCATCGAGATCACGCTGGCCAAGAACCCAGGCGTGCGCTACAAGAGCGGCGGCCCGTTCGCCGACGCGGTGGCCGCCGTCCGCTCCGGCCGCCGTCCGCCGCGGCCCAACTCCGCACCCACGATCGGCCGGGCCGCTCCGGCGGCGATCCCGTCCAGCACCAAGGCGCGGGCGGCCGTCGGACCGGCCACCGCGGCGCGGGCCCGCCCCGCGACGGGCCATCACCGGCCGCCGGTGGCGCCGCGGCGCACCTTCTCCTCGGGACAGCGCGCGCTGCTGTGGGCCGCGGGCGTCCTGGGCACCCTCGCGATCGTGATCGCGGTGTTGATCGTGGTCAACGCCCGCGACGATCGGCTGAACCAGAATCAGCCCCCGCCGACCGTCACCGACACCGTCACGCCGGGGCAGGAACCGGCCGGCGAGGTGCCACCGGAAGCCCCGCCGGAGGAACCGTACGTGGAACCGCAGAGCTGGTCCCCGCAGAATTGGACGCCGGGACCGCGCACCGAGGATGCTGGTGTCAACCCCGCGCGGTCCGTGGTCCTGTCCACCGCCCACGCTGCACGCTCGACCCTGCCTACTGACGAGATACCGCAATGA
- the pbpA gene encoding D,D-transpeptidase PbpA, translating to MNTSLRRVSMTLMALIVLLLGNATLTQVFTADGLRADPRNQRVLLDEYSRQRGQISAEGQLLAYSVSTEGRYRYLRVYPDPLVYAPITGFYSLSYSSTGLERAEDSILNGSDQRLFGRRLADFFTGRDPRGGSVDTTIVPRVQRAAWDGLQRGCSGPCKGAVVALDPSTGRILAMVSSPSYDPNRLATHDTAAQSAAWENLRDDPTSPLTNRAISERYPPGSTFKVITTAAALEAGIDVDDRFTALPSIPLPDSTAALENYGGAPCGSGQTASLQEAFARSCNTAFVQMGLRIGADRLRDTAAAFGLDTPPEPIPLQVAESTVGPISDRAALGMTAIGQRDVAMTPLQNALVAATIANNGVAMQPYLVNSLKGPDLANISSTVPYEQERAVSPQVAAKLTDLMIDAEQSTQQAGSIPGVQIASKTGTAEHGTDPRNTPPHAWYIAFAPAKDPKVAIAVVVENGGDRLAATGGAIAAPIGRAVMATALQGGS from the coding sequence ATGAACACCTCCCTGCGCCGCGTCTCGATGACGCTGATGGCCCTGATCGTGCTGCTGCTCGGCAACGCGACGCTGACCCAGGTGTTCACCGCCGATGGTCTGCGTGCCGACCCGCGCAACCAGCGCGTGCTGCTCGACGAGTACTCGCGGCAACGCGGCCAGATCTCGGCCGAGGGCCAGCTGCTGGCCTACTCGGTGTCCACCGAGGGCCGCTACCGCTATCTCCGGGTGTATCCGGATCCCCTGGTCTACGCGCCGATCACCGGCTTCTACTCGCTCAGCTATTCGAGCACCGGGTTGGAGCGGGCCGAGGACAGCATCCTCAACGGATCCGATCAGCGCCTGTTCGGCCGCCGGTTGGCCGACTTCTTCACCGGCCGCGACCCGCGCGGCGGCAGCGTGGACACCACGATCGTGCCGCGCGTGCAGCGGGCCGCGTGGGACGGCCTGCAGCGCGGGTGCAGCGGACCCTGCAAGGGTGCCGTCGTCGCGCTGGACCCGTCCACCGGGCGGATCCTCGCGATGGTGTCCTCGCCGTCGTATGACCCCAACCGGCTGGCCACCCACGACACCGCCGCGCAATCGGCGGCGTGGGAGAACCTGCGCGACGACCCCACCAGCCCGCTGACCAACCGGGCCATCTCCGAGCGCTACCCCCCGGGCTCGACGTTCAAGGTCATCACCACTGCCGCGGCGTTGGAGGCCGGCATCGACGTGGACGATCGGTTCACCGCACTGCCCTCGATCCCGCTGCCGGACAGCACCGCGGCGCTGGAGAACTACGGCGGGGCGCCGTGCGGGTCCGGCCAGACGGCCTCGCTGCAGGAAGCCTTCGCGCGGTCCTGCAACACCGCGTTCGTCCAGATGGGGCTGCGCATCGGCGCCGACCGGCTGCGCGACACCGCGGCGGCCTTCGGCCTCGACACGCCTCCGGAGCCGATCCCGTTGCAGGTCGCCGAGTCCACCGTGGGCCCCATCTCCGACCGGGCGGCGCTGGGGATGACGGCCATCGGTCAGCGCGACGTCGCGATGACCCCGCTGCAGAACGCCCTCGTGGCGGCCACCATCGCCAACAACGGCGTCGCCATGCAGCCGTACCTGGTGAACAGCCTTAAAGGCCCCGACCTGGCAAACATTTCCAGCACCGTCCCCTACGAGCAGGAGCGTGCGGTGTCTCCGCAGGTCGCCGCTAAACTAACGGATTTGATGATCGACGCCGAACAGTCCACCCAGCAGGCTGGGTCCATCCCCGGCGTCCAGATCGCGTCCAAGACAGGTACCGCCGAACATGGAACCGACCCGCGTAACACGCCGCCCCACGCGTGGTACATCGCTTTCGCGCCCGCCAAAGACCCGAAGGTCGCCATCGCGGTGGTGGTCGAGAACGGCGGTGACCGCCTCGCGGCCACCGGCGGCGCGATCGCGGCACCGATCGGCCGGGCTGTGATGGCCACGGCACTTCAGGGAGGATCATGA
- a CDS encoding FtsW/RodA/SpoVE family cell cycle protein: MTTAPQSPVAVKPPLPNRRNAELLLLCFAAAITTAALLLVEINQEQALSADLLAYTAGFLALFGGAHLAIRRFAPYADPLLLPVVALLNGLGLVMIHRLDLVRVAIADETPSANQQLLWTLVGVLGFIAVVVALKDHRQLSRYGYVCGLAGLVLLVIPALLPAKYSEEYGAKIWIRFEGFSIQPAEFSKILLLIFFASVLVSKRTLFTSAGKHVLGLDLPRPRDLAPLLAAWVASIGVMIFEKDLGTSLLLYASFLLMVYIATERLSWVLIGLGLFAAGSIAAYYLFAHVRVRVQNWLDPFADPDGAGYQTIQSLFSFATGGIFGTGLGNGQPGTVPAASTDFIIAAIGEELGLVGLAGVLMLYTIVIIRGLRTAIAVRDSFGKLLAAGLAGTLGIQLFIVVGGVTNLIPLTGLTTPWMSYGGSSLVANYLLLAILIRISHNARRPINTGPQPAVQPPIAVASTEVIEKV; this comes from the coding sequence ATGACCACGGCACCGCAGTCCCCGGTGGCGGTCAAACCGCCACTGCCGAATCGCCGCAATGCCGAGCTGTTGCTGTTGTGTTTCGCCGCGGCGATCACCACCGCGGCCCTGCTGCTCGTCGAGATCAACCAGGAGCAGGCCCTCTCGGCCGACCTGTTGGCCTACACCGCCGGTTTTCTCGCGCTCTTCGGCGGCGCGCACCTGGCGATCCGGCGCTTCGCGCCCTACGCCGACCCGCTGCTGCTGCCGGTCGTCGCGTTGCTCAACGGTCTGGGCCTGGTGATGATCCACCGCCTGGATTTGGTGCGGGTGGCAATCGCCGACGAAACCCCCAGTGCCAACCAGCAATTGCTGTGGACCCTGGTGGGTGTGCTCGGCTTCATCGCGGTGGTCGTCGCGCTCAAGGATCACCGGCAGCTGTCGCGCTACGGCTACGTCTGCGGCCTGGCCGGGCTGGTCCTGCTGGTCATCCCGGCGCTGCTGCCCGCGAAGTACTCCGAGGAGTACGGCGCCAAGATCTGGATTCGCTTCGAGGGCTTCTCGATACAGCCCGCCGAGTTCTCCAAGATTCTGCTGCTGATCTTCTTCGCCTCCGTGCTGGTGTCCAAGCGCACGCTGTTCACCAGCGCCGGCAAGCATGTGCTGGGCCTGGATCTGCCCCGGCCCCGCGACCTGGCTCCGCTGCTGGCCGCCTGGGTCGCCTCGATCGGCGTGATGATCTTCGAGAAGGACCTCGGCACCTCGCTGCTGCTGTACGCCTCGTTCCTGCTGATGGTCTACATCGCCACCGAGCGGCTCAGTTGGGTGCTGATCGGGCTGGGCCTGTTCGCCGCCGGCAGCATCGCCGCCTACTACCTCTTCGCCCACGTCCGCGTGCGGGTACAGAACTGGCTGGACCCGTTCGCCGATCCCGACGGCGCCGGCTACCAGACCATCCAGTCGCTGTTCAGCTTCGCCACCGGCGGCATCTTCGGCACCGGCCTGGGCAACGGGCAACCCGGCACGGTGCCCGCCGCCTCGACGGACTTCATCATCGCCGCGATCGGTGAGGAACTCGGCCTCGTCGGCCTCGCCGGCGTACTCATGCTCTACACCATCGTGATCATCCGGGGCCTGCGTACCGCGATCGCCGTGCGGGACAGCTTCGGCAAGCTGCTGGCGGCCGGGCTGGCGGGCACGTTGGGCATCCAGTTGTTCATCGTCGTCGGCGGCGTCACCAACCTGATCCCGCTGACCGGCCTCACCACGCCGTGGATGTCCTACGGCGGCTCGTCGCTGGTGGCCAACTATCTGCTCCTGGCGATCCTTATCCGGATCTCGCACAACGCGCGCCGGCCCATCAACACCGGGCCGCAGCCGGCCGTGCAACCGCCCATCGCCGTCGCCAGCACCGAGGTGATCGAGAAGGTATGA
- a CDS encoding FHA domain-containing protein FhaB/FipA translates to MQGLVLQLTRAGFLLMLWLFIWSVLRILRTDIYAPTGAVMVRRGLALRGTLLPARQNRTTPRYLVVTAGSLAGTRITLGAQPVLIGRADDSTLVLTDDYASTRHARLSPRGSDWYVEDLGSTNGTYLDRSKVTTAVKVPVGTPVRIGKTAIELRP, encoded by the coding sequence ATGCAGGGTTTAGTGCTGCAGCTGACGCGCGCCGGTTTCCTGTTGATGCTCTGGTTGTTCATCTGGTCGGTGCTGCGGATCCTGCGCACCGACATCTACGCGCCCACCGGCGCGGTGATGGTCCGTCGCGGCCTGGCGTTGCGCGGCACCCTGCTGCCGGCCCGGCAGAACCGGACCACGCCGCGCTACCTGGTGGTCACCGCCGGCTCGCTGGCCGGCACCCGGATCACGTTGGGCGCCCAACCGGTGCTGATCGGCCGCGCGGACGACTCCACGCTGGTCCTCACCGACGACTACGCCTCGACGCGCCACGCGCGGCTGTCACCACGAGGTTCGGATTGGTATGTCGAGGATCTAGGATCAACCAACGGCACATACCTTGATAGGTCAAAGGTGACGACCGCCGTAAAGGTCCCCGTAGGCACGCCGGTGCGAATCGGCAAGACAGCAATCGAGTTACGTCCGTGA
- a CDS encoding DUF3662 and FHA domain-containing protein has protein sequence MGLVERFDRKLESTVGDAFARVFGGAVVPEEVEGMLRRAAADGVRALQGGRLLAPNEYVITLSAPDHRKVLADPDITSDTFAKHLGGYIGEQGWQTYGDVVVRFEQSPSLHSGQVRARGVVNPDATVGGADIPEPAPPAAPQSDRASNAEPGVPPMSDNPSHRGGPGQGRPGDEYYDDRYGRPEDAPDPRAGYAPQAPPPPPESGGHYPPQGEPNYPPRQGGYPDQGGYAPSYEQRPPAGGYGPPPPSGGYDQGYRQPYGPPAGGYGEPPRGDYNYGRPPAPDYGRPEGRPDPRGGYPDQGGYEQGYQGAPNYGRPDYGQPEPGPGRGYEGGYGEPPRGDYDYGQPPAQGGYADYGQPAPAGDYPGAATVTLQLDDGSGRTYQLREGANVVGRGQDAQFRLPDTGVSRRHLEIRWDGQVALLSDLNSTNGTTVNNAPVQEWQLADGDVIRLGHSEIVVRVH, from the coding sequence ATGGGACTTGTGGAGCGTTTTGACCGCAAGCTCGAATCTACCGTCGGCGACGCGTTCGCCCGGGTGTTCGGCGGAGCGGTCGTTCCCGAGGAAGTTGAGGGCATGCTGCGCCGCGCGGCCGCCGACGGTGTCCGCGCGCTGCAGGGCGGGCGGCTGCTGGCCCCCAATGAGTACGTCATCACTCTCAGCGCCCCCGACCATCGGAAGGTCCTCGCCGATCCGGACATCACGTCGGATACTTTTGCCAAACATCTCGGGGGATACATCGGCGAACAGGGGTGGCAAACGTATGGTGATGTTGTTGTCCGTTTCGAACAGTCGCCGAGTTTGCACAGCGGCCAGGTCCGCGCCCGCGGTGTCGTCAACCCCGACGCCACGGTGGGCGGTGCCGATATTCCAGAACCCGCACCACCCGCCGCGCCACAATCAGACCGTGCGTCGAACGCAGAACCAGGAGTACCACCGATGAGCGACAATCCGAGCCACCGCGGCGGCCCAGGGCAGGGACGACCGGGGGACGAGTACTACGACGACCGTTACGGTCGCCCGGAGGACGCTCCCGACCCCCGCGCCGGCTACGCCCCGCAGGCCCCGCCGCCCCCGCCGGAGTCGGGCGGCCACTACCCCCCGCAGGGTGAGCCCAACTACCCCCCACGCCAGGGTGGCTACCCGGACCAGGGTGGCTACGCCCCGTCCTATGAGCAGCGCCCGCCCGCCGGTGGGTACGGCCCGCCGCCGCCCTCGGGCGGCTACGACCAGGGCTACCGCCAGCCGTACGGTCCCCCCGCCGGTGGCTACGGCGAACCGCCGCGTGGCGACTACAACTACGGCCGTCCCCCGGCCCCGGACTACGGGCGCCCCGAAGGCCGGCCCGACCCGCGCGGCGGCTACCCGGATCAGGGTGGCTACGAGCAGGGTTACCAGGGCGCACCGAACTACGGTCGGCCCGACTACGGCCAGCCCGAGCCCGGCCCCGGCCGTGGCTATGAGGGTGGCTACGGCGAACCGCCGCGTGGCGACTACGACTACGGTCAGCCGCCCGCCCAGGGTGGCTACGCCGACTACGGCCAGCCCGCGCCCGCCGGTGATTACCCCGGCGCCGCCACGGTGACCCTGCAGCTCGACGACGGCAGCGGCCGCACCTACCAGCTGCGGGAGGGCGCCAACGTCGTCGGCCGCGGTCAGGACGCGCAGTTCCGGCTGCCCGACACCGGGGTCTCGCGCCGGCACCTGGAGATCCGGTGGGACGGGCAGGTCGCGCTGCTGTCCGATCTGAACTCCACCAACGGCACCACGGTCAACAACGCGCCGGTCCAGGAGTGGCAGCTGGCCGACGGCGACGTCATCCGTCTGGGTCACTCTGAGATCGTCGTTCGCGTGCACTGA
- a CDS encoding type I restriction-modification system subunit M: MITGELKSKVDRVWDAFWSGGISNPLEVIEQITYLLFIRRLDDLETLEERKARLGAAGLLRFGSDQQELRWSRFKNEEPAVMFATVGEKVFPFLRTLGGDGSTYGEHMKDARFTIPTPQLLSRVVDLLDDIPMNDRDTNGDLYEYLLSKIASAGVNGQFRTPRHIIKLMVDMMAPKPTDEICDPASGTAGFLVAASEYIRGQHPSVLTDAAQRKHFHASMFHGYDFDNTMLRIASMNMLMHGIESPDIRYRDSLSEGASEDAEKYTLILANPPFAGSLDYESTSKDLQRVVKTKKTELLFVALFLKLLKPGGRAAVVVPDGVLFQSSKAHKELRQSLVEDQKLDGVVKLPSGVFKPYSGVSTAILLFTKTNSGGTDSVWFYEVAADGYSLDDKRNAVEANDLPDVLARWSARAGSERERARTDRSFCVSKKDIVAQGYDLSLNRYRESVHDAIQHRPPLEIVAEIEKLEREIAAGLVELKAMLT, encoded by the coding sequence GTGATCACCGGTGAGTTGAAGAGCAAGGTCGACCGGGTCTGGGACGCATTCTGGTCCGGCGGCATCTCCAACCCGCTGGAGGTCATCGAGCAGATCACTTACCTGCTTTTCATCCGACGCCTCGATGACCTGGAGACTCTGGAGGAGCGCAAAGCGCGCCTCGGCGCAGCCGGTTTGCTCCGTTTCGGTTCAGACCAGCAAGAGCTCCGGTGGTCGCGCTTCAAGAATGAGGAGCCGGCTGTCATGTTCGCGACGGTCGGGGAAAAGGTCTTCCCGTTCCTGCGGACCCTCGGTGGCGACGGCTCGACCTACGGCGAACACATGAAGGACGCCCGGTTCACTATCCCGACGCCGCAGCTGTTGTCCCGGGTGGTCGACTTGCTTGACGACATTCCGATGAACGATCGCGATACCAACGGCGACCTCTATGAGTACTTGCTGTCGAAGATCGCGAGCGCCGGCGTCAACGGCCAGTTCCGTACGCCGCGGCACATCATCAAGTTGATGGTCGACATGATGGCGCCGAAGCCGACCGACGAGATCTGCGACCCGGCATCCGGTACGGCAGGCTTCCTCGTTGCCGCGTCCGAGTACATCCGCGGGCAGCACCCGTCAGTACTCACCGATGCCGCACAGCGCAAGCACTTCCACGCCAGCATGTTTCACGGCTACGACTTCGACAACACCATGCTCCGGATCGCTAGCATGAATATGCTGATGCACGGCATCGAATCTCCGGACATTCGCTACCGGGACTCGTTGTCGGAGGGTGCTTCTGAGGACGCCGAAAAGTACACGCTGATTCTCGCCAATCCGCCGTTTGCTGGCTCGCTCGACTACGAGTCGACATCGAAAGATCTACAGCGGGTAGTAAAGACGAAAAAAACAGAGTTGCTGTTCGTGGCTTTGTTCCTCAAGTTGTTGAAACCTGGTGGGCGCGCGGCCGTGGTCGTGCCAGATGGCGTGTTGTTCCAGTCTTCGAAGGCGCACAAAGAACTTCGGCAAAGTCTGGTTGAAGATCAGAAGCTGGATGGGGTTGTGAAACTTCCGTCAGGGGTGTTCAAGCCTTACTCGGGGGTCTCGACGGCAATCCTGCTGTTTACGAAGACAAACTCGGGTGGCACCGACAGTGTGTGGTTCTACGAAGTGGCTGCCGACGGGTACTCGCTCGACGATAAACGGAATGCGGTGGAGGCAAATGACCTCCCTGACGTGTTGGCTCGGTGGAGCGCACGCGCAGGGTCCGAACGTGAGCGAGCTCGCACGGACCGGTCGTTCTGCGTCTCAAAGAAGGACATCGTCGCCCAGGGTTATGACTTATCGCTCAACAGGTACAGGGAAAGTGTTCATGACGCAATCCAGCACCGACCGCCACTGGAGATCGTCGCCGAGATCGAGAAATTAGAGCGGGAAATTGCCGCGGGCTTAGTCGAGTTGAAGGCAATGCTGACATGA
- a CDS encoding restriction endonuclease subunit S — MTWPTVSLGDCGEIQGGLQVTSKRDSLPLSRPYLRVANVYRGRLDLTEIKTICATQTEIDRTRLEPGDLLFVEGHGNPEEVGRVAMWNGSVPDCVHQNHLIRVRLDRNVLIPEFAARWFNSPAGASHFRRAGKTTSGLNTISTHTVRSAVTPLPPLDEQRRIAAILDRVDELDLSRRAVDERIDEVPTAIFFEMFGDPAAASARDTEPLGELVTLRGGGTPSKANPANWKGELPWFSPKDLKRKFLFDSIDHVSETVLDSTSLKAIPRDTILIVVRGMILAHTVPISIVKTRCTINQDLKALIPRVEIDPLFLHTALAIQHARILDSVSTAAHGTKRLDVEDLKAVRIPRPTAGAQTEFIERVNQVEDIARAAASQAKTINELFRSLQSRAFSGQL, encoded by the coding sequence ATGACGTGGCCGACCGTGTCGTTAGGTGACTGCGGCGAGATCCAAGGCGGACTCCAGGTAACAAGCAAGCGCGATTCTTTACCGCTATCTAGGCCGTATCTTCGGGTAGCAAATGTTTATCGCGGTCGCCTCGATTTAACCGAGATCAAGACAATCTGCGCAACTCAGACCGAAATCGACCGGACTCGGCTCGAACCCGGAGACCTACTCTTCGTGGAGGGGCACGGTAACCCCGAAGAAGTAGGCCGAGTGGCCATGTGGAACGGCTCAGTTCCAGACTGCGTGCACCAAAATCACCTAATTCGCGTCCGACTGGATCGCAACGTTCTGATACCCGAGTTCGCGGCCAGGTGGTTTAATTCCCCGGCCGGGGCCAGTCATTTCCGACGGGCTGGAAAGACAACATCCGGCCTTAATACCATCAGCACCCATACAGTTCGATCCGCCGTCACTCCGCTGCCACCACTTGACGAGCAGCGCCGTATCGCCGCGATCCTCGACCGGGTCGATGAATTGGACCTGTCGCGTCGGGCAGTCGACGAGCGGATCGACGAAGTGCCTACCGCCATATTTTTCGAAATGTTTGGCGACCCAGCCGCCGCGTCGGCTCGCGATACCGAGCCACTGGGTGAACTTGTGACTCTCCGTGGTGGCGGGACTCCGTCAAAGGCGAACCCCGCTAATTGGAAGGGCGAACTTCCCTGGTTCAGTCCTAAAGACCTCAAGCGCAAGTTTCTATTCGATTCAATAGACCACGTATCAGAAACGGTCCTCGACTCGACCTCGTTGAAGGCAATCCCGCGCGACACGATACTGATCGTTGTACGCGGCATGATCCTTGCTCACACTGTCCCCATCTCGATTGTCAAGACGAGGTGCACGATCAACCAAGATCTAAAGGCGCTGATCCCACGTGTCGAAATCGACCCGCTATTCCTCCATACCGCGCTTGCTATACAACACGCGCGGATCCTTGACAGCGTAAGCACGGCAGCGCACGGTACGAAACGCCTCGACGTTGAGGACCTGAAAGCCGTCCGTATCCCCCGACCTACCGCTGGTGCACAGACGGAGTTCATCGAACGGGTCAATCAGGTTGAGGACATCGCGCGCGCCGCTGCATCTCAAGCCAAAACTATCAACGAGCTCTTCAGGTCCCTCCAATCCCGCGCGTTCTCCGGTCAGCTGTGA